In Bacteroidota bacterium, the following proteins share a genomic window:
- a CDS encoding T9SS type A sorting domain-containing protein: protein MRKNFAFIATAILLIMANWVHAALVGVSANITSNTTWTSNNTYLLQGKIFVKNNAILTIQPGTIIVGENATQGSLIITRGSQIIANGTAGSPIVFTSEQSPGSRSYGDWGGLIILGNAPLNSPGGTAIIEGGFTAPDGEYGGNNPTDNSGILRYVRIEFAGIAFQPNSEINGLTCGGVGSGTIIDYVMVSFCGDDSYEFFGGTVNAKHLIAYRGLDDDFDTDLGYNGLVQFAVGLRDPNAADVSGSHAFESDNDATGSTNSPLTSARFSNVTLCGPYPTTGGTANANYKAGARLRRNTNQKIYNSLVMGWNFGLWVDGTSCENNANNGALEWQNVLTSGVPNATTHTQNPGSSFNTTTWAATGSYNNLTYTNNSDIMLTDAFNLVNPNFLPMVNSPALNSAAFTNGNLSDPFFEVVNYCGAFGNSDWTKCWANFDCQNTDYENLYTNAGVGINNAPTVTISSPSPLQFCKSKLITSSTSPVIAYQWFNGATPLLNANAATYTATATGGYKLQVTNAAGCSRLSNNINLTRKPDPATPQVGASCLNNVTSLGVTIAFPAYQWKRNGFNISNSNTRTITPTLAGNYNVVVTGNNGCTSSSVAKTFPVSITPTQLTAAKCNKNYSATTGSLACVAVTGTNKVLYEFRNANNPTVVYATKVGNLTGFVLSNVSPALQVGQTYNVSVRTIIGRDTACFGASCPINITTARESNDLSLQLNAPMSVYPNRATNNANIEFELNADAMVKVEVVDQLGKVIMLNADQMHNAGNSLINITTSELPNGIYTIKMYINGELNSTNLLSIVK, encoded by the coding sequence ATGAGAAAAAATTTCGCATTCATCGCTACTGCCATTTTATTAATAATGGCAAATTGGGTACACGCAGCTTTAGTAGGTGTTTCAGCAAACATTACGAGCAACACTACCTGGACAAGTAATAACACTTACTTGCTTCAGGGAAAAATCTTTGTGAAGAACAACGCCATTCTAACAATTCAACCTGGAACAATTATCGTTGGAGAAAATGCTACACAAGGTTCGTTGATTATTACACGAGGTTCACAAATCATCGCAAATGGAACTGCAGGAAGTCCTATCGTTTTCACATCAGAGCAATCTCCGGGATCGCGTTCATACGGTGATTGGGGTGGTTTAATTATATTGGGAAATGCCCCACTAAACAGTCCGGGGGGTACAGCCATTATTGAAGGCGGATTTACAGCTCCAGATGGAGAATATGGTGGAAACAACCCTACAGACAATAGCGGCATATTACGTTATGTTCGTATTGAGTTTGCAGGTATAGCCTTTCAACCAAATAGCGAAATAAACGGACTAACATGCGGTGGTGTTGGCTCGGGAACCATCATCGATTATGTAATGGTGTCTTTTTGTGGTGATGATTCGTATGAATTTTTTGGTGGCACTGTAAATGCAAAACACTTAATTGCATATCGTGGACTAGACGATGATTTTGACACCGACTTAGGTTACAACGGCTTAGTTCAATTTGCAGTTGGGTTGCGCGATCCTAATGCGGCTGATGTAAGCGGCTCTCATGCTTTCGAAAGTGATAATGATGCTACTGGATCTACCAACAGTCCGTTGACTAGCGCACGTTTTTCAAATGTTACACTATGTGGACCTTACCCCACAACAGGCGGCACTGCCAATGCGAATTATAAGGCTGGTGCTCGTCTTAGAAGAAATACAAATCAAAAAATATATAATTCATTGGTGATGGGATGGAATTTTGGTCTGTGGGTAGATGGCACATCATGTGAAAACAATGCAAACAACGGAGCTTTGGAGTGGCAAAATGTTTTAACGTCAGGAGTGCCCAATGCAACTACACATACGCAGAATCCAGGAAGCAGCTTTAATACAACCACTTGGGCAGCGACCGGCAGTTATAATAACCTAACCTATACCAACAACAGCGATATTATGTTGACTGATGCATTCAATCTGGTTAATCCCAATTTTTTACCAATGGTAAACTCTCCGGCTTTAAATAGCGCTGCGTTTACAAACGGAAATTTAAGTGACCCATTCTTTGAAGTAGTCAACTATTGTGGTGCCTTTGGAAATAGCGATTGGACAAAATGCTGGGCAAACTTTGATTGTCAAAATACAGATTACGAAAACTTATATACTAATGCAGGTGTAGGTATTAACAATGCACCAACGGTAACTATTAGTTCTCCTTCACCATTACAATTTTGTAAATCGAAATTGATAACAAGCAGCACCTCTCCTGTAATAGCCTATCAGTGGTTTAATGGCGCCACTCCTTTACTTAATGCAAATGCAGCTACCTACACTGCTACAGCTACAGGCGGCTATAAACTTCAAGTAACCAATGCCGCAGGTTGCAGCAGACTATCTAACAATATCAACCTTACTCGCAAACCAGATCCTGCTACTCCGCAGGTAGGAGCATCATGTTTAAATAACGTAACAAGTTTGGGTGTTACAATTGCATTTCCTGCTTATCAATGGAAGCGGAATGGATTTAATATTAGCAATAGCAACACTAGAACTATTACTCCAACACTTGCAGGAAATTATAATGTAGTGGTTACAGGAAATAATGGTTGCACATCTTCTAGTGTTGCCAAAACCTTTCCGGTAAGTATAACTCCTACGCAATTAACTGCTGCTAAGTGCAATAAGAATTATTCTGCTACCACAGGCTCATTAGCATGCGTTGCAGTAACAGGCACCAATAAGGTGCTTTACGAATTTAGGAACGCCAACAACCCTACCGTAGTGTATGCAACTAAAGTTGGTAATTTAACTGGATTTGTGTTGAGCAATGTTTCTCCTGCATTACAAGTAGGCCAAACATATAATGTAAGTGTTAGAACCATAATTGGCAGAGATACAGCCTGTTTTGGAGCTTCTTGTCCTATAAATATAACTACTGCACGCGAGTCAAACGACTTAAGCTTGCAACTAAACGCTCCAATGTCGGTATATCCTAACCGGGCAACAAACAACGCTAATATTGAGTTCGAGCTAAATGCAGATGCAATGGTAAAGGTTGAGGTAGTAGATCAACTTGGAAAAGTAATAATGTTGAATGCAGATCAAATGCATAATGCAGGCAATAGCTTAATTAATATAACTACTAGTGAATTGCCAAATGGTATTTATACCATTAAAATGTATATCAATGGTGAATTAAACAGCACCAACCTGCTATCCATTGTAAAGTAA
- a CDS encoding PD40 domain-containing protein produces the protein MRISSIAAIVLLVQVSFAQNNDMRLMRFPAMNGQTVVFSYAGDMYSVNRDGGVARRITSDIGLEIYPRFSPDGSTLAFTAQYDGNTEIYKMPAEGGVPTRLTYTATLGRDDVSDRMGPNNICMAWRDDKQIVYRSRKQSYNDFVGQLFFANVNGGLSEQLPVPAGGNCSFSPDKKRMAYNRIFREFRTWKYYQGGMADDIWIYNFDTKKTENITNNKAQDIFPIWVGERIYFCSDRDRTMNIFCYETATHVVRKVTNFTDYDVKWPSLGTDGIVFEHGGHLYYLDFVSEVPKKITVTINEDFAIGRDEWVDATKTISNWSFSPDGNRALFAARGDIFSVPAKTGITRNCTSTSTTNDRSPVWSPDGKWIAYLSDKSGEDEIYMQAADGLTPAKQLTKNADTYKYSITWSPDNNKIAWCDQKKRLNIIEVNTQAVTVVATSKTSEINDFAWSSNGKWIAYSDRMPAHMDQIFLYEIATQKAMVITTQSYSSYSPAFSSDGKYLLFVSDRDFNPIYSSTEWNHAYADMSRVYMITLSKDTPHPFGLKNDLVKSKEAEKPAAEKESKDKEKSKEEKKEEKKVLKEVKVDLDGIQERITVLPVDVSSYWGLACIDNSIYYAKRSRSDNATMLKHFDIKEKKETELGEIDGYEISADEKKMLIAKKGTYYIIDLPKGKFELKDAINMSDVRVLVNRKQEWKQIFDECWRQMRDFFYDPNMHGVDWKSMHTKYSAYLPYVNHRTDLTYVIGEMIGELNVGHAYVGGGDYPKAERITLGLLGAELARHESGFYQIKKILKGENWYSSSRSPLTEIDVNAAEGMYIVTVNGVPTNDMNDIYASLVNTAGKQVELGLNASPAIAGARNVLVSPISTEATLYYYNWVEKNAERVNAATNGQVGYIHIPDMGVNGLNEFVKHFYPQLHKKALIIDDRGNGGGNVSPMIIERLNRELAMISVQRNVAPYTNPFQMINGPKVMLINEYSASDGDLFPYRFKKYGMGKVIGRRSWGGVVGIRGSLNIMDGGYLNRPEFAPFDTEGKSWIIEGYGVDPDIVIDNDPATEYSGTDQQLEKAIEEIMNQLKQAKDMPLPPPYPLKNK, from the coding sequence ATGAGAATAAGTAGCATAGCAGCAATTGTGCTGTTGGTGCAAGTAAGCTTTGCACAAAATAATGACATGCGCTTAATGCGTTTTCCGGCCATGAATGGCCAAACCGTAGTGTTTAGTTATGCTGGTGATATGTACTCCGTAAATCGCGATGGAGGCGTAGCACGAAGAATAACTTCGGATATTGGGCTAGAAATATATCCACGGTTTTCGCCTGATGGCAGCACTCTTGCCTTTACTGCTCAATACGATGGCAACACCGAAATTTATAAAATGCCTGCCGAGGGTGGCGTTCCTACTCGATTAACTTACACTGCTACGCTTGGCCGCGATGATGTGAGCGACCGTATGGGGCCTAATAATATTTGCATGGCCTGGCGAGACGATAAACAAATTGTTTATCGCAGTCGCAAACAATCGTACAATGACTTTGTTGGTCAATTATTTTTTGCAAATGTAAATGGAGGGTTGAGCGAACAACTGCCGGTTCCTGCCGGAGGCAATTGCAGTTTTTCGCCCGATAAAAAACGTATGGCCTACAACAGGATATTTCGTGAGTTTCGCACATGGAAATATTATCAGGGAGGCATGGCCGATGATATTTGGATATACAACTTTGACACGAAAAAAACAGAAAACATAACCAACAACAAAGCGCAAGATATATTCCCTATATGGGTAGGCGAGCGTATCTACTTTTGTAGCGACCGCGATCGCACCATGAATATATTTTGTTACGAAACAGCAACACATGTTGTACGCAAGGTGACCAACTTTACCGACTATGATGTTAAATGGCCAAGCCTTGGAACCGATGGAATTGTGTTTGAACACGGAGGCCATCTTTATTATCTTGACTTTGTAAGCGAGGTGCCAAAAAAAATAACGGTTACTATAAACGAAGATTTTGCTATTGGTCGCGATGAGTGGGTAGATGCAACGAAGACCATCAGCAACTGGTCATTTTCGCCTGATGGCAACAGAGCCCTATTTGCTGCACGTGGCGATATTTTTTCGGTTCCTGCCAAAACAGGCATTACACGCAATTGTACCAGCACCTCTACTACCAACGATCGATCGCCTGTATGGTCACCCGATGGAAAATGGATTGCTTACCTTAGTGACAAAAGTGGTGAAGACGAAATTTATATGCAAGCCGCTGATGGCCTTACACCTGCTAAACAACTTACCAAAAATGCTGATACCTATAAGTACTCTATTACCTGGTCGCCCGACAATAATAAAATAGCCTGGTGCGACCAAAAGAAACGCCTTAATATTATAGAAGTAAACACACAAGCTGTTACTGTTGTTGCAACAAGCAAGACTTCGGAGATCAATGATTTTGCTTGGAGCAGCAATGGTAAATGGATTGCTTACTCCGATCGCATGCCTGCACACATGGACCAGATTTTTTTATACGAGATAGCAACGCAAAAAGCTATGGTCATTACCACCCAATCGTATTCATCTTATTCACCAGCATTCAGCAGCGATGGAAAATATTTGCTTTTTGTTTCTGACCGCGACTTTAATCCCATATACAGCAGTACCGAATGGAATCATGCATATGCCGATATGAGCCGTGTGTATATGATTACATTAAGCAAAGACACCCCTCATCCTTTTGGACTAAAAAACGATTTAGTCAAAAGCAAAGAAGCCGAAAAACCTGCTGCCGAAAAAGAAAGCAAAGACAAAGAAAAATCGAAAGAAGAAAAGAAAGAAGAAAAGAAAGTACTCAAGGAAGTAAAAGTTGATTTAGATGGAATACAAGAGCGCATTACTGTTCTTCCGGTAGATGTAAGCAGCTATTGGGGACTGGCCTGTATTGACAACTCCATTTATTATGCAAAGCGCAGCCGCAGTGATAATGCCACCATGCTTAAGCATTTTGATATCAAAGAAAAAAAGGAAACGGAACTTGGAGAAATAGATGGTTACGAAATTAGCGCTGACGAAAAGAAAATGTTGATTGCAAAAAAAGGAACTTATTACATTATCGATTTGCCTAAAGGCAAATTTGAATTGAAAGACGCAATTAATATGAGCGATGTGCGTGTGTTAGTAAATCGAAAGCAAGAGTGGAAACAAATATTTGATGAATGCTGGCGACAAATGCGCGACTTCTTTTACGACCCAAATATGCATGGTGTTGACTGGAAATCGATGCACACCAAGTACTCAGCTTATTTACCATATGTAAATCATCGCACCGACCTTACATACGTTATCGGTGAAATGATTGGCGAGTTAAATGTAGGCCATGCTTACGTAGGTGGAGGCGATTATCCCAAAGCTGAGCGCATAACGCTGGGATTGCTTGGGGCCGAACTTGCGCGCCACGAAAGCGGCTTTTATCAAATAAAAAAAATACTTAAGGGCGAAAATTGGTACAGCTCTTCGCGCTCGCCATTAACCGAAATAGATGTGAATGCTGCCGAAGGAATGTATATAGTTACCGTTAACGGAGTGCCAACAAACGATATGAACGATATCTATGCCTCACTTGTAAATACTGCCGGCAAGCAGGTTGAGTTAGGCTTAAACGCTTCACCGGCAATTGCCGGTGCACGCAATGTGCTGGTAAGTCCTATAAGCACCGAAGCAACCTTATACTATTACAACTGGGTAGAAAAAAATGCCGAACGGGTAAATGCTGCTACCAATGGTCAAGTGGGATATATTCACATTCCTGATATGGGTGTAAATGGCTTGAACGAATTTGTAAAACATTTTTATCCGCAACTACATAAAAAAGCGCTAATTATAGATGACCGAGGCAATGGGGGCGGCAATGTTTCGCCTATGATTATCGAACGCCTTAATCGCGAACTAGCCATGATTAGCGTACAACGCAATGTGGCCCCTTATACCAATCCGTTTCAAATGATAAACGGGCCAAAGGTTATGCTCATTAATGAATACAGTGCCAGCGATGGCGATTTGTTTCCTTATCGTTTTAAAAAATATGGAATGGGCAAAGTTATAGGAAGGCGCAGTTGGGGTGGAGTTGTAGGCATTCGCGGGTCACTTAACATAATGGATGGCGGATATCTGAACCGTCCGGAATTTGCACCCTTCGATACCGAAGGTAAGAGCTGGATAATAGAAGGCTATGGTGTTGACCCTGATATTGTAATAGACAATGACCCCGCCACAGAATATTCCGGCACCGACCAACAACTTGAAAAGGCTATTGAAGAAATAATGAATCAACTTAAACAAGCCAAAGACATGCCTTTACCTCCTCCATATCCACTAAAAAACAAGTAA
- a CDS encoding type II toxin-antitoxin system RelE/ParE family toxin — MVQIKWLQSAKNDLREIYDYISKDSKRYAQLQVEKIRTRTEILKNQIEIGKVVVELENENIRELIEGNYRKIYKITSKHEIHILMIQHGARDLSRRIEFGV, encoded by the coding sequence ATGGTTCAAATAAAGTGGTTACAATCTGCTAAAAATGACTTGCGAGAAATTTATGATTACATTTCTAAAGATTCCAAACGATATGCACAATTGCAAGTTGAAAAAATTCGAACCAGGACAGAAATATTAAAGAATCAAATTGAAATAGGTAAGGTAGTTGTGGAGCTTGAAAATGAAAATATCAGAGAATTAATTGAAGGCAACTACCGCAAAATTTATAAAATAACAAGCAAACACGAAATTCATATTCTAATGATTCAGCACGGAGCCCGAGATTTGTCGAGAAGGATTGAGTTTGGTGTATAA
- a CDS encoding T9SS type A sorting domain-containing protein, translating to MGNVKVYPNPCTDLINVTLDHANENATYMLYDLSGNSVNTQYSRQNQSLIINTLGLPNGFYFLSVSTDNSIQHIKILKTN from the coding sequence ATGGGCAATGTTAAAGTATATCCTAATCCATGCACCGACTTGATTAATGTTACTTTGGATCATGCAAATGAGAATGCTACATATATGTTATATGATTTAAGTGGCAACAGTGTAAATACCCAATATAGCCGCCAAAACCAATCGCTTATAATAAACACATTGGGCCTGCCTAATGGTTTTTATTTTTTGAGCGTATCTACTGACAATAGCATTCAACATATTAAAATTCTAAAAACCAACTAA
- a CDS encoding ribonucleoside-diphosphate reductase subunit alpha — MYVIKRDGKQESVKFDKITARIEKLCYKLNPQHVNALTVAQKVIEGLYDGVTTTELDNLAAETAATLTVRHPDYAQLASRIAVSNLHKNTLKSFSETMRLLYEYIDPKTGKKAPLLADDVWQIVVRNADLLDSTIIYDRDFGYDYFGFKTLEKSYLLKINNKVVERPQHMLMRVSIGIHKEDIESAIKTYAYMSERWFTHATPTLFNAGTPKPQLSSCFLLTMNSDSIDGIYQTLHQCAKISQSAGGIGLSIHDIRATGSYIRGTNGTSNGIVPMLKVFNDTARYVDQGGGKRKGSFAIYLEPWHSDIFDFLDLKKNQGKDEIRARDLFYALWIPDLFMKRIKEEGTWSLFCPNEAPGLSDCWGAEFEQLFERYESEGRARKTIPARELWMKILESQMETGTPYILYKDAANGKSNQQNLGTIKSSNLCTEIIEYTSPDEIAVCNLASLALPRFVIDGKFDHNKLFEVTYEATKNLNKIIDVNYYPVPEALTSNMRHRPIGLGVQGLADAFILLRYPFESEDARLLNREIFETMYYAALTASKDLAKRDGAYETYAGSPVSKGVLQFDMWNVKPTDRWEWSVLRDEIAKYGVRNSLLMAPMPTASTSQILGNNECFEPYTSNIYVRRVLSGEFIIVNKHLLNDLISLGLWNSDMKNKLVAANGSIQHLKEIPQEIRDLYKTVWEIKQRTIIDMAAERGAYIDQSQSMNVFIQDVNFAKLTSMHFYAWEKGLKTGMYYLRTKAATDAIKFTVEKKYMDEAPNSYPTAEAIVPKAVVAHTDTVTHAATETIVATDVDAQISCSLDDPDGCLYCGS; from the coding sequence ATGTACGTAATTAAACGAGATGGAAAACAAGAAAGCGTAAAATTCGACAAGATTACTGCGCGAATTGAAAAGCTTTGTTACAAACTAAATCCACAGCATGTAAATGCACTAACGGTAGCCCAAAAAGTTATCGAAGGCTTGTACGATGGTGTTACCACTACTGAGTTGGATAATCTTGCTGCCGAAACTGCAGCCACCCTTACGGTGCGTCATCCAGATTATGCTCAGCTTGCCTCCCGCATTGCTGTAAGCAATCTGCATAAGAATACGCTAAAATCATTTAGCGAAACCATGCGTTTGCTGTATGAATACATTGATCCAAAGACCGGAAAAAAAGCACCCTTGCTTGCTGATGATGTGTGGCAGATAGTGGTAAGAAATGCTGACTTGCTCGACAGCACGATTATCTATGACCGTGATTTTGGATACGATTACTTCGGATTTAAGACACTCGAAAAATCCTATCTTCTAAAAATAAACAATAAAGTTGTAGAGCGCCCACAACATATGTTAATGCGTGTGTCCATCGGCATACACAAAGAAGATATAGAGAGCGCCATTAAAACCTATGCCTATATGAGTGAGCGTTGGTTTACCCACGCAACTCCTACCTTGTTCAATGCAGGTACACCAAAGCCTCAGCTATCATCTTGCTTTTTACTTACCATGAACTCGGATAGTATCGATGGTATTTATCAAACACTGCATCAGTGTGCCAAGATATCGCAGAGTGCCGGAGGCATTGGATTAAGTATACACGACATACGTGCTACCGGCAGTTACATACGCGGTACCAATGGCACAAGCAATGGCATTGTTCCTATGTTAAAGGTATTTAATGATACTGCACGCTATGTTGATCAGGGTGGTGGTAAGCGCAAAGGCTCTTTTGCAATCTATCTTGAACCATGGCATAGCGATATTTTTGATTTTCTTGATTTAAAGAAGAATCAGGGTAAAGACGAGATTCGTGCGCGTGATTTATTTTATGCCTTGTGGATACCTGATTTGTTTATGAAACGGATTAAGGAAGAAGGCACCTGGAGTTTATTTTGTCCTAACGAGGCTCCGGGCCTTAGCGATTGCTGGGGTGCTGAGTTCGAACAATTGTTTGAACGATATGAAAGCGAAGGTCGTGCACGTAAAACCATTCCTGCCCGCGAGTTGTGGATGAAGATACTCGAGAGCCAAATGGAAACAGGCACGCCTTACATATTGTATAAGGATGCTGCCAATGGCAAGAGCAATCAACAAAATTTAGGAACTATAAAGAGCAGCAACCTGTGCACCGAAATTATTGAATACACTTCGCCCGATGAAATTGCTGTTTGCAACCTAGCTTCTCTTGCACTCCCACGTTTTGTTATCGATGGCAAATTTGATCACAACAAATTGTTTGAAGTAACGTATGAAGCTACCAAAAACCTGAACAAGATAATTGATGTAAATTATTACCCGGTTCCTGAAGCACTTACTAGTAACATGCGTCACCGCCCTATAGGCCTTGGTGTGCAAGGTTTGGCCGATGCCTTTATCTTATTGCGTTATCCGTTTGAAAGCGAAGATGCACGTCTGCTCAATCGCGAGATATTTGAAACCATGTACTATGCCGCGCTTACAGCAAGTAAAGATTTGGCAAAGCGCGATGGTGCCTACGAAACATATGCAGGCAGCCCGGTAAGCAAAGGCGTGCTGCAGTTTGATATGTGGAATGTAAAACCAACCGACCGTTGGGAGTGGAGTGTACTTCGTGATGAAATTGCCAAATACGGTGTTCGCAATTCCTTGTTAATGGCACCAATGCCTACCGCTAGCACATCGCAAATATTGGGCAATAACGAATGCTTTGAACCATACACAAGCAATATCTATGTAAGACGTGTATTAAGTGGCGAATTTATCATAGTAAACAAGCACCTGCTAAACGACCTTATCAGCCTTGGCTTGTGGAACAGTGATATGAAAAATAAACTTGTAGCAGCTAATGGTAGCATACAACACCTAAAAGAAATTCCGCAGGAAATACGTGACTTATATAAAACCGTATGGGAAATTAAACAGCGCACCATAATTGATATGGCTGCTGAACGCGGTGCGTATATCGATCAAAGTCAAAGTATGAATGTATTTATACAAGACGTTAACTTTGCCAAGCTTACAAGCATGCATTTTTATGCATGGGAAAAAGGGCTTAAAACCGGCATGTACTACTTGCGTACCAAAGCGGCAACCGATGCCATAAAATTTACGGTAGAGAAGAAATACATGGACGAGGCTCCCAATTCCTATCCTACTGCAGAAGCCATTGTACCTAAAGCGGTTGTCGCACATACCGACACCGTTACACATGCCGCTACCGAAACTATTGTTGCCACCGATGTTGATGCACAAATAAGTTGTTCGCTTGACGATCCGGACGGGTGCTTGTATTGTGGCTCGTAA
- a CDS encoding ribonucleotide-diphosphate reductase subunit beta yields MEVLLEENKDRFVLFPIKYPQIWEMYKNAEMSFWTAEEVDLHQDLRDWEKLSKDEQHFIKHVLAFFAASDGIVNENLAVGFLSEVQIPEARCFYGFQIMIENIHSEMYSLLIDTYIKDTAEKNYLFHAVDTVPCVQRKASWALRWIQNGSFIERLVAFACVEGIFFSGSFCSIFWLKKRGLMPGLSFSNELISRDEGMHRDFACLLYGMMENKLSQERIYDMIKDAVACEHEFVTDALPVSLIGMNSKLMCQYIEFVADHLLVSLGYPKIYNVENPFDFMDMIALQGKTNFFEKRVSEYVKGSVKSKMVESAMNAQDENRVTNNLSFDEDF; encoded by the coding sequence ATGGAAGTATTGCTCGAAGAAAATAAAGACCGCTTTGTTCTCTTTCCAATAAAGTACCCCCAAATATGGGAGATGTATAAAAATGCAGAAATGAGTTTTTGGACAGCTGAGGAGGTTGACCTGCATCAAGACCTACGCGATTGGGAAAAACTTAGCAAAGACGAGCAACACTTTATAAAGCATGTACTGGCATTTTTTGCTGCCAGCGATGGTATTGTAAACGAAAACCTTGCAGTAGGCTTTTTAAGCGAGGTGCAAATTCCTGAAGCGCGTTGCTTTTATGGTTTCCAAATCATGATTGAAAACATACACAGCGAAATGTATTCGCTGCTTATTGATACTTATATTAAGGACACAGCCGAAAAAAATTATCTCTTCCATGCAGTAGATACGGTGCCATGTGTGCAGAGAAAGGCTTCGTGGGCATTACGTTGGATTCAAAATGGAAGTTTTATTGAGCGCCTGGTGGCTTTCGCATGTGTAGAAGGCATTTTCTTTAGTGGCTCGTTTTGTTCTATTTTCTGGTTAAAGAAGCGTGGCCTTATGCCCGGCTTAAGTTTTAGCAACGAACTTATTTCGCGTGACGAAGGTATGCATCGCGATTTCGCTTGCTTGCTTTATGGCATGATGGAAAACAAATTGTCGCAAGAGCGCATTTATGATATGATTAAAGATGCTGTAGCTTGCGAACATGAGTTTGTTACAGACGCACTTCCGGTTTCGTTAATAGGAATGAATTCTAAACTAATGTGTCAGTATATTGAATTTGTGGCTGACCATTTATTGGTTTCTTTGGGTTACCCAAAGATTTATAATGTTGAAAATCCATTTGATTTTATGGACATGATAGCGCTCCAGGGTAAAACCAATTTCTTTGAAAAGCGTGTGAGTGAGTATGTTAAAGGATCGGTAAAATCGAAAATGGTAGAGTCAGCAATGAATGCTCAGGACGAAAATCGGGTAACTAATAATCTGAGTTTTGATGAAGATTTTTAA
- a CDS encoding 6,7-dimethyl-8-ribityllumazine synthase, translating to MATKKKNLSQVDHSSLPNAVDFRIAIITSEWNSEVTSALQQGCMRILKKAGVKPRNLKLLEVPGTFELPAATGMLLAAHGSNEYDAIICIGCVIQGETRHFDFICSAVATSLAHLGAANAMPVIFGVLTTNTMEQALARAGGKHGNKGVEAAATALQMIALAKKLGSTA from the coding sequence ATGGCAACAAAAAAGAAAAATCTTTCTCAGGTTGATCATTCATCACTGCCCAATGCTGTTGATTTTCGGATAGCTATAATCACCTCGGAATGGAATAGCGAAGTAACCTCCGCATTGCAACAAGGTTGCATGCGGATATTGAAAAAAGCAGGAGTAAAACCCCGAAATTTAAAATTGCTTGAGGTGCCCGGCACCTTCGAATTACCTGCTGCCACAGGCATGCTGCTTGCTGCGCACGGCAGCAATGAATACGATGCAATAATTTGCATCGGTTGTGTTATACAAGGTGAAACCCGTCACTTCGATTTTATATGCAGTGCGGTAGCTACTTCATTGGCCCACTTAGGTGCAGCCAATGCTATGCCTGTTATATTTGGTGTGCTCACTACAAACACGATGGAGCAGGCTCTTGCCCGTGCCGGTGGCAAACATGGCAATAAAGGGGTTGAGGCCGCAGCGACCGCTTTGCAAATGATTGCACTTGCAAAAAAACTAGGCAGCACTGCCTAA
- a CDS encoding sigma-70 family RNA polymerase sigma factor, with protein sequence MFALSLHLQKDNTSVSMDDTRKNMQVAVIDAKDAIKEIVSGFIRNERVYQQKLYKLYAGKLLGICFRYTKNKMEAEDLCQDAFVKIFNKLGSFNWDGS encoded by the coding sequence ATGTTTGCTTTATCACTACACCTACAAAAGGACAATACTTCGGTTTCGATGGATGATACTCGAAAAAATATGCAGGTTGCAGTTATAGATGCTAAAGATGCAATAAAAGAAATAGTGTCGGGTTTCATTCGTAACGAAAGGGTTTATCAGCAAAAGTTATATAAGCTTTATGCCGGTAAGTTGCTGGGTATTTGCTTTCGGTATACAAAAAATAAAATGGAAGCTGAAGATTTGTGTCAGGATGCATTTGTAAAAATATTCAATAAACTCGGTTCTTTCAATTGGGATGGCTCGTAA